The Triticum aestivum cultivar Chinese Spring chromosome 3A, IWGSC CS RefSeq v2.1, whole genome shotgun sequence genome includes a region encoding these proteins:
- the LOC123063736 gene encoding protein SOSEKI 5: protein MASSRGRWASPERTVVWTEPPPKTTSATTRRHGHAHAAPPTKVPVVYYLSRNGQLDHPHFMEVPVSSPQDGLCLRDVLDRLAVLRGAGMADAYSWSSKRSYKTGYVWHDLTADDPVHPASGAEYVLKGSELLRLLPAPAYSRDASAGSSSSSSSSSCQAGSETTKKMPAAAVSRAHGRRKNWSSFDLGEYRVAAARGGAGADAATQTDDRCGRRRGPEPLPPQEPTTELGADEISPPPSSSSPDTLEALINNDVRVAAASNAIGARREDEDAGLAQQSVIAGGRMRASAVLMQLISCGSIPAAPKRDAGPGGARYTAERRLPRGRSDLSSSTAADGFSGSIGVGASMEREYFSGSLVETKKSASGDRAGVGELGALKRSSSYNADRGRESAMNTAASGSCKLELAAEEVDGVRARCIPAGRKPSGGSSSKKSPTTHVHVSSRRGDQPETTDNGRTD from the exons ATGGCGAGCTCCCGTGGGCGGTGGGCGAGCCCCGAGCGCACCGTCGTCTGGACCGAGCCGCCgcccaagaccacctccgccaccACCAGGCGTCATGGTCACGCTCACGCCGCGCCGCCCACCAAGGTGCCCGTCGTCTACTACCTCTCGCGCAACGGCCAGCTCGACCACCCGCACTTCATGGAGGTCCCCGTCTCCAGCCCCCAGGACGGCCTCTGCCTCCGCG ATGTGCTGGACCGGTTGGCCGTGCTCCGGGGCGCCGGCATGGCGGACGCGTACTCCTGGTCCTCCAAGCGGAGCTACAAGACCGGCTACGTCTGGCACGAcctcaccgccgacgaccccgTCCACCCCGCCAGCGGCGCCGAGTACGTGCTCAAGGGCTCCGAGCTGCTCCGCCTCCTCCCGGCGCCCGCCTACTCGCGCGACGCctccgccggctcctcctcctcctcctcctcctccagctgcCAGGCCGGTAGCGAGACTACCAAGAAGATGCCCGCAGCGGCCGTTAGCAGGGCCCACGGCCGGCGCAAGAACTGGAGCTCCTTCGACCTCGGCGAGTACCGGGTGGCCGCCGCGCGCGGCGGGGCCGGGGCGGACGCGGCCACGCAGACGGACGACAGGTGCGGCCGGCGCCGGGGCCCCGAGCCTTTGCCGCCGCAAGAGCCGACGACGGAGCTGGGCGCGGACgagatctcgccgccgccgtcgtccagcAGCCCCGACACGCTCGAGGCGCTCATCAACAACGACGTCCGCGTGGCCGCCGCCTCGAACGCCATCGGCGCTCGCCGTGAGGACGAGGATGCGGGGCTGGCGCAGCAGAGCGTGATCGCGGGCGGGCGAATGCGCGCGTCGGCGGTGCTGATGCAGCTCATCTCCTGCGGCTCCATCCCCGCGGCCCCCAAGCGGGACGCCGGCCCGGGCGGCGCGAGGTACACGGCGGAGCGTAGGCTCCCGCGCGGCCGGTCGGACCTGAGCAGCAGCACGGCGGCAGACGGGTTCTCTGGCAGCATTGGCGTCGGCGCAAGCATGGAGCGGGAGTACTTCAGCGGCAGCCTGGTGGAGACCAAGAAGTCGGCGAGCGGCGACCGTGCCGGCGTCGGCGAGCTGGGCGCACTGAAGCGCTCGTCGTCGTACAATGCAGACAG GGGCAGAGAATCTGCAATGAACACTGCTGCCAGTGGTAGTTGCAAGCTGGAGCTGGCAGCGGAGGAGGTGGACGGCGTCCGCGCCCGGTGCATCCCGGCCGGGAGGAAAcccagcggcggcagcagcagcaagaagtCTCCGACCACCCACGTCCACGTTAGCAGCCGGCGCGGCGACCAACCGGAAACTACCGACAACGGACGGACTGACTGA